The genomic window GGCGATGATCAGGACGGGGACGTCGGAGGGGACGCCGCGGATGGCGTCCAGGGGCGAGATCCGGTCGAGCTCGGGGACGAAGAGCGGGCCGACGGCCCGCAGGCCGGCGTAGGCGATCGGGGCGAGCACCGGCGGCAGGTACGTGTGCGTCCGGTTCCAGACCGCGGTCTTCAGGTCGGCGAAGGGTGCCTCGAGGATGTAGCCGGAGACCCGCCGGCCCAGCTCGCCGGAGGCGAAGGAGGCGGCGGCCGAGCCGAGCGAGGTGCCCAGCACGACGATCGGCCGGCCGGGGCGGCGACGCTCGAGAGACTCCACCGCGGCGACGACGTCGCGGCGGGCGCTCAGGCCGAAGTCGTTCGAGTCGCCGGACGAGTCGCCGTGGGCGCGGAGCGAGATCATCATCACCGCGAAGCCCTCGGCGGCGAGGAACCCCGCGCGCTTCAGGCTGTTCCCTCGGCTCCCCTTGTTGCCGTGGATCAGGAGCACCGAGGGTGCCGCCGGATCGCGCCCGTCCGCGAACCAGCCGCCGATGTCGTGGCCGTCGCTCGTCGCGAGCCGCAGGCCCTCGATCGGGCCCCAGGACGCCGCGGGGGCCGGCTCGTCGAACCGGGCCCGCGACCGCCTCGTGAGCCGATAGGCGATCAGGCAGGATGCGGCCATCCACATCGCCAGCACGATCAGCGCGGCGGCCGCCCCGCGGGCGTGCCGGCGTCGTCGACGCGGACCGGCCGCGGGGCTCGTGGTCGTCGGGCCCTCGGCGTCAGGGCCGCTTGATTCCGGAGTGGCCGTCACTCGGAATGGCTCGCGTGCTCGTGGAGCCGGGTGCTCAGCTCCTCGACCCTGGCCGTGAGCTTCGCGACCTCGTCCTTGGTGGCCAGCGGCAGGGCCGAGATCGCCTTCTGGACCGCCGCATTGACCCGCGATTCGAGGCTGTCGCGGGCGGCCTCGGACTGCTTGAGAAGGTGGTCCACGAACTCGCGGCCCTCGTTCTCCGAGAGCTTCGCCTGCGAGGCGAGCTCCTTGCCCAACTCCTCCACCTTGTCCTTCGTCATGACGGCCAGGCCGACGCCGGTGAGCAGCGTCTTCTTGATGAGGTCGATCATCGATCGTGACTCCTTGCGGAAGCGGTGGCAGCCAGAGCAGCCCTCATTATACGCGAAGGCGGCCGGGACCTCACGCGCCGCGGCCCGGCAGCTCGGCGAGGATCATCGACGCCATCCGCGAGGGGTCGCGGACCCGCTCGCCGGCCATCCAGTCGTTCGCCCGGCGGACCTCCGCGGCGCCCTCGTCGCCGCCGATCAGCTCGCCAAGGCGGCGGCGGGTGGCGGCGGCGCAGAGGCCCATGTCCACGGCCTCGAAGGCGGTGAGGGCCCGTCGCAGGGACGCGACCGCACGGTCGCGGTCGCCCCGGGTCGCGGCGACGCCCCCCGCGACCAGCAGGGCGAAGGCGTTGGGGCAGGGCATCCGCTCGCGGGCCAGGCCCCGGGCGTCGCGGTCGGCGACGGCCAGCAGCGAGCGGGCCCGCGACGGCTCGGTCCGGAGCAGCCCCGCCGCGGCGGAGATCGCGGCGCGGGCGCGGAGGAACCGCATCGAGGTCCGGATGAACTGCACCCGGAGCAGCAGCGAGCCCCGGAGCGCCGGCCACGACGCCCGGAGCCGCTCCCAGCCGGCCATCCCGTCGCCCCGGTAGAGGTCGATCTGGACGCCGGCCCAGAGCGCATCGTTGTGCTGGACGTGGTAGCCGCGGCGCGACCACCTCGCCGCGGTCTCCTCCAGGCCGGCCCGCGCGGCGGCCAGGTCGTCCTCGGCGAGCTTGACGATGGACATCAGGTAGGAGGACAGGTTCATCGCCGCGTACAGGTCGCCCCGGTCGCGGGCCCGGGTCAGGAGGATCGGCCAGCGGCGGGAGAGCTCCCCGAGGGCGCCCCGGTGGCTGAGCGCCCACAGGGAGAAGGCGTTGGCCGTGTTGATCTCCCAGGTCACGCCCGTGCAGCGGTCGCGGAGGATGGCCTCGGCCTCGTCGCACCCCCTCTGGGCCTCGGCCCAGCGGCCCTCGAGGTACGCGGCGACGCCCCTCGCCATCGTGACCATGCCCAGTGCGTGCGGGGAATCCACGCGGCGGCTCAGCTCCTCCGCGATGGCCAGGAGCCGCCCCGTCTCGCGGCGGCGCGAGCCGCCGATCGACGCGGAGTGGGCGGCCTCCATGGACAGCGCGCGGGCGATCCGGGAGGGTTCGCCCGCGTCGAGCGCCAGGAGCAGCCCGCGCGCCTGGAAGTCAGCGCCGCGGACCGTGTCCACGACGCTGAGCCCCACGCCGGCGGACCAGCAGACGTCGATGCGGCCGAGCTCCGCCGCGGGGATCCGGCCTTCGGGACGCTCGCGGAACCGGAGGCCGCGCAGCCAGAGCCGGAGCCGGCTGCGCAGCAGCGAGGCGAGCGCCCGACGCGGCGTGTCCGGGAGGGCGAGGCCCACGGCCGCCAGCACCGTCCGCAGGGCGTCCGTGCCCTCGTCGATGTGCCCGCTGACGAGGAGCTGCATCGCCGCCCGCCGCTGGAGGTCCGGCGACTCGGAGGCGGGCGCGTCGGGGACGGCGCCGAAATAGGCGTGGGCCGCTTCCTCGCCCCGGCCCGCGTTGGCCAGGGCGTCGCCCAGGGCGGCCCGCAGCCGCCAGTCGTCGGCCCGGCCGCCCGGGCGGAGGTCCAGGGCGCGGCGGTAGAGGGCCGCGGCCCGCTCGAAGGCCAGGGCCTCCGCGGCCTGGTCGGCGGCCCTGGCGAAGTGGTCGGCGGCCCGCTCCGGCAGCCCGGCGCCCAGGAAGTGCTCCCCGAGGACCTCCGGGTCGGTCCGGCCGGAGGCCTCGAGCACCAGGGCGAGGGTCCGGTGGTGGGAACGGGCCAGGTCCGGGCCGATCCGGGACGCGACGGACTCGCGGATCCGGTCGTGGTAGGTCTCCACCTCGTCGGTCTCCGCCCGGCCGGTGCTGCGGATGAGCCGCCCGGCCCGGAGCGTGGCCAGTGAGACCCGCTCGTCCTCCGCCTGCTCGACGCAGCGGACGAGCTCCGCCACCCGCAGCGGGCGGCCCGCCAGCGAGATCAGCTCCAGGAGGCGGCGGGCCTCCGGCGACAGCCGCCGGATCCGCGCCCAGAGCACGTTGTCGAGCGCCAGGCCGCTGGACGCCGCGCCCGGGGGGGCATCCGCCCGGGCGGGGAACTCGCCTGCCGCGGCCGCCCCGTCGGCGAGGACGTGCCGCGCGAGCTCGGCCACGAAGAAGGGGTTCCCCCGCGACTCGGCGGCGATCGCGTCCACCACCTGCGCCCGCACCGCGGCGTCGCCCGGCCCGGCCCCGCCGAGCAGCGCCCCGGCGAGGGCGCGGGCCTCGTCCGTGCCCAGCGGGTCGATCGCGAGCTCGCGGCAGTCGCCGCGAGGTGCGCCCGCGGCCGTTGCCTCGCCCCCGAGGAGGCCCATCTGGGCGAGGGCCTGGAGCAGCGGGCTCCGGCCGCGGTCCTCGCGGCGGTAGGTCGCCAAAAGCAGGAACACCGGCTCGTCCGGCGGCCGGAACAATTCGGCCAGGAGCGCGGCGCTGTCGACGTCGCCCCATTGCAGGTCGTCGATGGCGACGATGAGCGGTCGGCGATCGCCGATCCGGGCCAGCAGCTCGCGGAGCGCCCGGAAGGCCCGCCGCCGCAGCTCCTGGGGGTCGGGCGTCTCGAATCCCGAGCGGGGCGCCTCCTCGATCGCCGGCACCCTCCGCAGGCCCGGGAAGACGCGGGCGAGCGAGCCGACGTCGCGGGGCAGGAGGCCGGCGACCTCGGCGGGGCCGAGCCGGCCGAGGTGACGCCCGAGCGCGTCGATCACGCTGTCGAACGCCTTGTAGGGGACCGACTCTCGCTCGTAGCAGCGGCCCGAGAGGACGACGGCCCCGCCGCGTTCGTTCACGTCGTCGAGGAAGCTCTGCAGCAGCGCCGTCTTGCCCGAGCCCGACGAGCCGTGCAGGTAGACCGCCACCGGGCGGCCGTTCCGGCGATCCTCCAGCGCCGAGTCGAGCGCGCGGCGATGCCGGTCGCGGCCCACCAGCGCCGGGGCGGCCGGGACCGGCGGCGGGTCCGGGGCGGCGTCGCCCCCGCCGGCCTCGGGGCGGGGGGCGGCCGCGATCCCCGCCAGCCTGCGGACCACCTCCGCGGCGGACGGCCGTTCCTCGGGGCGGCGGCGGAGCAGGTCGAGGCAGAGCGCGTCCAGGTCTTCGGGC from Aquisphaera giovannonii includes these protein-coding regions:
- a CDS encoding alpha/beta hydrolase — its product is MTATPESSGPDAEGPTTTSPAAGPRRRRRHARGAAAALIVLAMWMAASCLIAYRLTRRSRARFDEPAPAASWGPIEGLRLATSDGHDIGGWFADGRDPAAPSVLLIHGNKGSRGNSLKRAGFLAAEGFAVMMISLRAHGDSSGDSNDFGLSARRDVVAAVESLERRRPGRPIVVLGTSLGSAAASFASGELGRRVSGYILEAPFADLKTAVWNRTHTYLPPVLAPIAYAGLRAVGPLFVPELDRISPLDAIRGVPSDVPVLIIAGEADTLATPDEARAFLRAVDGHGELILFPGAHHNNLYSSDPGRYERAVLDFCRRAGRAG
- a CDS encoding phasin family protein; amino-acid sequence: MIDLIKKTLLTGVGLAVMTKDKVEELGKELASQAKLSENEGREFVDHLLKQSEAARDSLESRVNAAVQKAISALPLATKDEVAKLTARVEELSTRLHEHASHSE
- a CDS encoding serine/threonine-protein kinase: MTSPDEALSTPAAIARAAVDVHRDRWRRGDRMPVEAYLEREGIGRLGSTELLDLVYGEVLLREEDGEAPQLDEYLRRFPDHAQALRDQFEIHEAIRAGGSFAMALTSPSLDRGGVAPADLTGTVDASEAPGPPPRPTAEMPAPVAEGIPAARPGPAPAPEDAPEPGWPRIEGFDIHGVLGSGGMGTVFRAFDRKARRHVALKTMNRAGAVALLRFKREFRTLLDVVHPNLVTLHELICDGRNWVLTMELLDGMDFLRHVRAGSDPAERERRLREALRQLAAGVSALHEAGKLHRDIKPSNVMVTPKGRVVLLDFGLAAEQEADGRHRSTEQHLVGTAAYMAPEQAAGRPVSAASDWYSVGVMLYEALAGRLPFRGGILQILMDKQRAEPSPPAAVAPGVPEDLDALCLDLLRRRPEERPSAAEVVRRLAGIAAAPRPEAGGGDAAPDPPPVPAAPALVGRDRHRRALDSALEDRRNGRPVAVYLHGSSGSGKTALLQSFLDDVNERGGAVVLSGRCYERESVPYKAFDSVIDALGRHLGRLGPAEVAGLLPRDVGSLARVFPGLRRVPAIEEAPRSGFETPDPQELRRRAFRALRELLARIGDRRPLIVAIDDLQWGDVDSAALLAELFRPPDEPVFLLLATYRREDRGRSPLLQALAQMGLLGGEATAAGAPRGDCRELAIDPLGTDEARALAGALLGGAGPGDAAVRAQVVDAIAAESRGNPFFVAELARHVLADGAAAAGEFPARADAPPGAASSGLALDNVLWARIRRLSPEARRLLELISLAGRPLRVAELVRCVEQAEDERVSLATLRAGRLIRSTGRAETDEVETYHDRIRESVASRIGPDLARSHHRTLALVLEASGRTDPEVLGEHFLGAGLPERAADHFARAADQAAEALAFERAAALYRRALDLRPGGRADDWRLRAALGDALANAGRGEEAAHAYFGAVPDAPASESPDLQRRAAMQLLVSGHIDEGTDALRTVLAAVGLALPDTPRRALASLLRSRLRLWLRGLRFRERPEGRIPAAELGRIDVCWSAGVGLSVVDTVRGADFQARGLLLALDAGEPSRIARALSMEAAHSASIGGSRRRETGRLLAIAEELSRRVDSPHALGMVTMARGVAAYLEGRWAEAQRGCDEAEAILRDRCTGVTWEINTANAFSLWALSHRGALGELSRRWPILLTRARDRGDLYAAMNLSSYLMSIVKLAEDDLAAARAGLEETAARWSRRGYHVQHNDALWAGVQIDLYRGDGMAGWERLRASWPALRGSLLLRVQFIRTSMRFLRARAAISAAAGLLRTEPSRARSLLAVADRDARGLARERMPCPNAFALLVAGGVAATRGDRDRAVASLRRALTAFEAVDMGLCAAATRRRLGELIGGDEGAAEVRRANDWMAGERVRDPSRMASMILAELPGRGA